The DNA window AATCCAAACCCCGCGTTTGTAGTCCCCCAAATGCGATGGCACTTCCCCTAAAATCTCGACCTTTTGCTTTGTTATTTTATTGACAACCTCTTTTGCTTCACCACCACAAGCCTCTAATTCGCCTTCTGCCGGCGCTTCGCCAATTATCATAGGGGATAGCTTCTGAAGGCAGTCAAAAACGCCCTCTACGTCCTCTGCCGGGTAATGATGTAAAATAGACAAGGCCAAGATAACATCAAAACAGTCAACATACCCAACCCATTTCTCTAAATCTTCGTGGCTCAACCTATGCTGACAGACCACCACGTTATAAATCCCTTCCTTCTGAAAAATTCTTTTTTGGATCTCACACATCACAGGATCGCTTTCGAAAGAAATCACTAAACTATCAGGGTATTCTCTTGCTATCTTATGAGCAAAATAACCCTCCGCGGAGCCTAAATCTATCACAACGTCATGGGACCCAATATGCTTTTTCATCAAGTCCCATCTCTTTTTACAATCTCTTTTACCTTTAGCCACTAGCTTGCCATCAATCTCAATATCTTGATAAAGCTCTGGTAATTTTTTAATCAGTTTTTTTAGCATTTAACTTAGTCAAAATACTTAGACCCCCCTTAAACTCATGGTGGACCACGCTATACATTCCCAGGTTTTCTCCTATAAATTCATCTACGCCAACCCGACAACCTACCGCATGACCGACCTTGTGAAAGGTATCGTGTAAAGCAATTTTGCCCCCTACTTTTACCCACTTTCCCCACTCCTCAAGCTCTTTTTTAGTATGTTCTCGCTCATGGGAGGTATCAATAAAAAGGAAATCAATTCCCTCATTCCACATCATCGCGATCGCCACATCATCGCCTTGGATAAAGTGACGTCTAGGCTCTGGTTCTAAAATACCTTCTCCTCCCGGGAAAAGCCGAAGATGAGCATCAGCAACCTTATCAATACTAAAAAGGTGGCCCTCGGTGGCATTAACTCCCGCGCAAAGGGCAAAGGTAGACTGCCCCGCTCCAAGCTCAACCACAACCTTAGCTTTTAATTCAAGAACAAGATTGTAGAGGGTAAGCAAATGCTCGTTAATATCAGTTTCTCTTTTTGAGAGCATAACTATATAGTCGCGGTTTAACATTTTATTTTAATCTTATAGTTTTTTCGACTTTTTCGGGTTTAGCCTCATTTCGGGTCCCGGCCGACAAGACGTCTCACTAGCCTATAATTTCTCACTACTCTAAAAATTTCCCAAAAGATGATAACAGTTGCTCAACTCGGTAAGAAAGCGCCATAAACTTTGGATCCTGGGGAACCTTTGCCATCCGGTTATAAAAATTCCAGACTAAAAAGTTAGCTGGTTCGTGGAAGTCCTTAATCTCGTTGTCCATCGCTCTAAAATAATTCCAAGTCAAACTGGTCATGTGATACCAGTCACGACCTTCCTTTAGTCCCAAGTCCTCAAGAAAGCCAATTTTAGCCGTTTCCTCGAGTTGTTTAGTGACTTTTGAGAAGTGGTCCCAATCTTTTTCACCCGTTCCAAAATCGCGGTTAGTTTTAAGAACCAGCTCCTTTTTAGCAAAAATACAGCAAGGATGAAGTCGAATACCCTGGCGGGTCCCGATAACATCAAACTTCTTCATCGCCTCAAAAACTCGGTCAAAGAAATACTGATCTTTTACAATAAAGTCTTGCTCGGTGAACCAAATCCAATCACTTTTAGCTTGATTAAGAGCTGTGTTAACCGCGTCCTCACGCCAATGTTCAGTATGGGTGTCAGAAATTAAGAAAGTGGTCTCCAAAAAATTCTCTTTTAGGAAAAGAGAGAAATCAAGACTACCATGAGGGTAAAAGACGACAATAACCTCATTAAACAGCTTCCGATACTGCTTAATAAACCATCGCCAAAGCGGGTAATCTAGCCCACTAGGCCAAGTTACTATAATATCAGGCTTCATAATTTTAACTCCTCAACAATTTACTCAGTTGGCTCCTCAGTCGGAGGCTTAACCTCTGACTCAAGCTCCTCTTTTTTTTCCCCATCCTCTCCCGCCGGCTCTGGTACTGGCGCGGTTGGAGCTGGCTCTGCCGGTACTGGCTCTGCCGGTACTGGCGCCGTAGCTTCTAACTCAGCTACCTTCTCCACCAACGCTTCCAAAGTGTCAAAATCAAAGTATGACACATGAGGTCCATCAGCCCTAATCAACTTAAATTTCAAACTAGCCAAATTCTTCACCCCCTTCCTTAGTTTATTTTAACATACTAATAATACAGATTGTCTTAATTCCTCCTGAAAGCTCATTAGTCGCCTTATCCGCTTCATCCTGAGACACTTCTTGCCAACTATCCGGATCCGACAAGGTAGCCGTTGATAAAAATTTCTTCTCAAACTTAAAGCCTCTCGCCATCTTTTCCATCTCTTTTACCATTGTCCGGTCAATATTATTATACTTCGCCTTAATCAAAATTGCTTCCCCGTAAGGAAAACTCAAAAAGACACCTTTTTCTGCCAGTCCTATCATTTTCTTAACCGCAAGAAGCTCCATTTCCCGACAGTCCCTCATCGCAATCGGAGTAACTCCAATATGCTCAAGAGTCGAAACGCAGACCACAAAATCATACTGAGGAAGGTCAAAAAACAGAAAATCCTCTACATACTGATTTTTGACCATTTTTCCAAGCGCTTCTCTCTGAACAAGATCAATCGTATCAAGATAATGGGTATAATCAGAACATATTTTAGTTGACCCCTCACTCCACGGCCCTATATCTAAAATCGAATCTCTAGTAACTCGACAATTCTTTAAAAATCGCTCTAATTCAAGCAATTCTGGATCACGCTCGTTGCCAAAAATCTTCCTATCAGACATCTAAAAACTCCTTCCACTCCTTTTTAATCTTCTCTTTAGCGAAAAATTTGATCGCCGTCCGGCGACCGGCCTCACCAATTTTTTGAGCAAGGGCATAATCATTAAATAAAACATCAATATATTTTCGCAATTCTTCCAAGTCATCAGAAAAAAAGCCATTTTCACCATTTTTAATAATATCCGGAATTTCGTAAGTGTCTTGACCGCGCTCAAAAGGCGAACTGCCTAATTCAGGTCCGAGAGCCACGATCGGAATACCAGTCATCAAAGCCTCAATAAAATTTAATGTATAAGAAGCTGGAAAAGTACCAGTGTAAAAATAGGCACGAAAGTTCTGTAAGACGCGTTTTAAGGCACTATAATCGAATAAGGCGGTTGATATGTCCTTTGTCCCCTCATTTCCCGGTCCTACTAGCAACCGGGGGACTCCCCGTGTTACTTTTTCAAAGACTTCATATCCGCAGAAGTCTTTTCGACTTTTCATTGATTGACCAATGGTTAAAACCCTCTTTTCTTGACCCGTCCAGTCCTTAAATTCATCAGGATCCTTGTAAAAACGAATCATGGCGTCTTCGCCAACAAAACCAGGAATAGTTTTTTCTCGGGGAGAATAACGGACTACCTCTAACCCATCTCGCCGAAGGGGTTTTAACATTTCTTCAACGTTTAAAGTTGACTGGCCGATTGAGCGATAAATCACCCGTTTATGCCTCAGCTTCCCCCAATTTTTCGTGAGCCAATCAACAATGTGCATACAAATAATAACGTCAGCCCACTCAATCATATCCTTATGAAGATCATCTTTTGAGTGGGTAATCGAAAGATTATAAAGGTCTTGATGAAATTTAGCCTCGATTGACGGGCGTTTTGGATCGCCCGGCTTCAAGGGATTAGTATAAGCTCCGTGAGAAAAAACATCAATTCCAAGCTCAGTAAAAAGCTTCACTTCATCATACTCTAGGACCGAATGACAACTAAGATACAAAAGTTTCATTTTTTCCTCGCTTCTCCTGCCAACCGATAAACCCCATTCTTGCTAATCGTTCAGCTTCGTCTAAACAGCCCCCAACTTCTGCCAAATCTTCTCGAGATAAACCCCGTTCTTGAAGCCAGGCAGTCAGTTTATCCTCTTTTTCTCTTTCCCTCATTTTATCCAAAGAGACTGCCGGTACTCCAAAACCATCTCCAATCCCTTTTTCCTTAAAAACTCTTTTGAAAAACGGGTTTTCCCACCATTAGGGTGTCCGCTATCATCTAAGAGAACGACTGCCTTTTTTGATAGCTTGGGCCACGCGGCCTTTAATTCTTTTAGTTGATGAGACTGAGCAGGTAAGGGGTCTTTATCTAACTCTAACGGGCAATCAAAAGAGTCTAAATAAAGAAGATCAATCGGGAAATTAAACTTTGTTAAAAATTCGATTGAGTCGCTAACAAAATAATTAATATCCCCAGCAAATCGTTTCGTCACTTGCTTAGCAACCTCAATCGCCTCCGGTTCTATGTCCACAGTCCAAAGGTGTTTATTATACTTTTTACAAAAATCTCCGAGGATCAAGGTGGACATACCACCACCCCAATCATTTTTTTGGCGGATCGTCCCGGTTTCGACTATGTTTTTTCCTCCGCGTTGAAGAAAAAGATTTAACGCGGCCTTCCAGGTCCAATAACGCTTAATGGCCTTTTTGTGATACTTCTTAAAAAACCAGTCCTTATTAAAATCTAGGAAGTTTTCCATCTCTTTTTATAAATTTCTTCAAGACGTTCAACGACAGTCTGAGTGGAAATGCCCCAATTCCAGTTCTTACGAATATACTCAGATGAAATTAAGGCTTCTTTTTTCAGCTTATCTTTGTTTTCAAAAGCATACCTCATTAGCTTGCGCAAGTGAGAGACTGACGGGTTAAACCAGTTAAACCCCGGGTAGTAAATAGAGTCGCCTTTATCATATTTTGCGAGCTTGCCCTCCAAAGGAAGAACCCCGGGTAATGGTTTACCATCTTTTTTCAGAAATTCCATGTGAGACGAATGATCGGAAGCAATAACCGGCAATCCGCAAGCCAAAGCCTCGATCGGAGGCAAACCAAAGCCTTCACCTCTGGTTGGCCAAACAAAACAGTCTGCCATCCGGTAAATACGACCCAATTCGTATTTTTGAAGCTCAATATCATAAAGATAAACCTTGGCCGCGCCCTTGCGATTATAAACCAGATCCAACTCGTCTTTAATCTTGTGACCAAAATAAGAAGGCAAGGCTTTTAAGATAAAGGAAACGTCCTCATCTTCTGAAAATTCCTTGCGAAAAGCCTCAAAAAGAACATCCACTCCCTTCCTTCTCCCCCAAGCAAAATTAGACATAAATTTGAAAGACTCTTTCGGAGGATTAGCAAAGGGAGAGATCCCGGGATGGAAATAATTAGGATCCACGCCTTCATAAATCACATAGACCGGTTTTTTGACACCGGAGGAAACAAAAGATTTTTTAACAAACTCCGAAGTAACCCAAACTTCGTCCATCTCATTAAAACACTCTACCCACTCATGGGGAATACCATCAACCTCGGTGGTAGAGAAAGCGATCTTGTAATCACCAGAATTTTTGAAGTTATTAGTCCCATGGCAAAGAGTTATCTGAGGAAGCCTCATGGACCCGTAGCGGGTCTTAAAATCATCTATAAAAGCACAACCCGACTCACCCTCATCTTCATTAGTCCCGCCAATAAAGTGATAATAAACTTGAATTCCCGCCTCAAAGAGTTCTTTACAAAAATTATAGGCATGAATATTATACCCGCCAGCCTGGCTAATAATTGTCTGAACCACAACCGGAAATCGTTGTTTTCGCTCAATTTTATCCTTCCACTTCTTATCAAACTCCTCCAAGCCTTTAGTAACCACCTTCTTAAACTTCTCTTTACCCATCTCAGGATTATAGGCATAAGGATAAAGACAATGGACTTTAGGAGTAACAAAGCACTTCACCCCTAGCTCTTTGGCCCGCATGACAAATTCGCCGTGTTCAACAATATTATCTCCAAAAGAAGGTGGTGGCTTCAATTTCTTATAAAGATGATCAGGTATAAGAAAGGCAAAAAGAGGAATAAAACCCACCTCACGGGTTTCAGGATATTGTCCAATCCAAAGCTCGTTACCCGCCCAAGGCATAGGCAAATGAGTGAAAGGAAGGAAATCACCACCATGAAAGAAAATCTGTTTATCAGGAGAAAAGATAACCGGAGCCAATAAAAAATCTTCCGGCAAATTCTCGGCTTCCTTAGCTAAAGAGGACGCAAAATCCTTCCCTGCCTTCTGAATTGCCGGGTGCTTAATCAGCCAATGCTTATTATTTACTCTCAGATGAGTTTTAGACAGAGCTTCCATAAAAGTCGGCTAACCTTATTGAGGAGAAGGAAGAACCTGGGCGGCGACTGCTTCGCCAGCGTCCGAATCATAGTTATCCTCTATATACTTTCGCATATAGCGGTTGAATCCGGACTCACCTAAACCCTTGGCGTAGGTGTTCCACCAGTTCTTGTCGCTTCCAGTGATCATCCCAAACCGCCACTTGGAAACTCCATCGGTTAAAACCCCTCTAACCGCTGTCTGCTTGTCGGACTTAGGATTGTGAGGCACAATTCTAGCCCGGACGTAGTTAATACCACGCCAAAACGAATAGGTGAGAGTCCCACCTAAAGTTTTCCTCGCGTCAAGCGCGAAACAGGGACCAGTAACACGGGTCATGCTTTAGCTGTCCTTTCTCCCCGAATAGTAAATAAATTGATCGGTGGGTTACGGGGGTCCACCGTTCATCATGAGTATAAACTATAAGTCAAATCATTGTCAATCAGTAATTTAGCTCCAATACCCGACCAAATAAAAATAAATATCAGCCGCAACCTCAGCATAAATATCAATCTTTTTATTCGCGTCAGCTTTAACATGAACCGAAACAAAATCACCACCCCCTGCCTCTGCTTCCTGAAGCTGAAAAAGACGAGCCAAAGCCGAGCTAGTGTTCCTAACGCCAGCATTTAACTCAGCATTAGTATCTGTATTTTTCATCACAATCTCGCAAACCGCACTAGCCGGAATTCCAAAAGCAGCCAAGTCTTTTTCTTCCCAACCACCATCTCCTACCGCCTGAAAACTAGCATATAACTCGGTATAAGTCAGTTTGGCCGGAAAAGTAAGCACGTCACTACCCCCAACATTATGAGTAGGTGCGTGTAAAACTGGTTTTGATGGTTCTGCTCCTGACATTTAAATTATATTAGTGTCCACAAGGCTATTAGCGCCTTGAACTCGAACCGAGGCTGTCTGCCAGCCCCTAATTATATTTCCCTGAATCAAATTATAATTGCAGGCGGCATTATTTTCATTAATCCCATATTTAGCCTTATTCGCCGCCACCTCATAGATGACATTTCCAGAAATAACACACCTTAAACAAGTCCCATCCAGCCTAACACCATCATAAGTATTATCCGTAGCCACACTATTATCCTTCAAGAAATTTCCTTTGACAATACAATCAGTACTGCCCCAAATATTAATTGCCCCCCATTGACTAGCTTCAAATTCGTTGCCAATAATTATACATCTAGACGAACTCATTACAGAAATACCCTGATTCAACGTCGTCCCATAATTCCCAATTACCCGACAATCAGTTGATTCATAGATGTTAATCCCAATCTCGTTGTCTCCACCAATCTCGTTGTCTGAAATAACCACTCTACTACACCCATTTAGCCAAATATCATTATAATAATGTTCAAGGACTACGTTACCAATAATCTGACCTCGAGAGCAACCTGAACAAAAAATGTTGGCAGAAGAAAAACCAACTGGCCCCGGGTTCCTAATATAATTGCCAAGAAGCAAAAAATTGTTTGAATTATAGAGCCAAACACCAATATGCGAAGCCGTCGCAATCACGTTAAAAGCAAAAACAAAGTTGTGGCAATAATTGACGTTCACTCCACCGGCGTCTGAGTCAAAGAGACAGTTAATAATCGTTAAATAGCTTGAATCCTGATCAGAGTCAACAGAAAAGTCTCTTGTCTCGACTACATGGCACCCATCAATAACAACCCTTGACACTTGACCTAAAATCTTAATTCCAATTCCGTTTGAGGCTTGATTATCTTCATTCCCGTCAATTTTTAGGTCCCTAATAACAATGTTTGAATAAGGATCAACCCCGTCTCCAAGAGTGATCGCGTTAATATCCGCCCCATCACCTATTTTGATAATCGTCGCGTCTCCTTGACCAGCAAGCGTGACGTTCGATTTAGCAATCGTAATCGTTGAAGTAAGGGTATAGGTGCCTTCCTTAACAAAAACCAATCCTCCGCCGGCTGGCAAGGCGTCAAGAGCCGACTGAATATCGGTATAGTCCCCGGATCCATCGGCGGCCACTATTTTAGTCGCAATATATTTATCTTCCATTTCAAAAGCTAAATTCTCCTTTAAGTACCACCTGAGAAATCTATTATAGCCAGAGGCTTTAACAGGATATCTCCACTTATTATACACATCCTTGGTCGCTTGGTCCATCCCCTGCCACGTATGGACACCCTCAGCGAATACTTGCTTGTAGGCGTACTGAATCGCCGTATTCGGTTGAACCGAAATCGGCGGCCTCATAGCTGACCAAATGACTCCGTGCCACGTTCGCCTTCGCTGATAACACCACCCTTTAATTGAATAATAAACAGAGTGAGTTAAGTGCTTCGGCAACAACCCAACCGGGTAAGGGATAGGAACGATCCCATGTTTAGCATAAAAACTTCTCCCTAGCCAACCCTGAGCAGTCATTGAATAGGCTGGACCGCGAATTTTTACCATCGAATTTTTTATTCAACCTCATCATAACTAACTGAGACAAAAGTTCCTTCTCCACAAGTCAACTCAATCGCCTCAGCAACCGCACCCTCGCCACAAATGACGTTTCCTGCTTGAGCTTGTTTCTTCGCAGTGTACAGCTTAAAAAAGATATTGCCACTATCAGCGAATTTGAGAGTGACATCAGTTACTTCATCTTTAGTCGAAACATAAACCTGAACAACCTTTATCTTTTTTCCAGCAGTCGGAGTAATTATTACTTGATCCTCTTGCGCGGCGGCAAAATCTTCTCCAAAACAATAATCAGACGAATGACTCTTAGTTTCGAGCCAACCTTCAGGAGTAACTCTGGCTATAAAGTCCCCAAAAAAAATTCGGACATCAGTTAAAGACGGCATTATACCTCCTTTCGAAATAAAATAATGATAACCGGTGCCAACATACTTAATTATTCCAGCATAATTATCCCAAACACCCTTCGCAATCGAGCCTAAAGACTGCCATTGAGCTACTAGCCC is part of the Patescibacteria group bacterium genome and encodes:
- a CDS encoding class I SAM-dependent methyltransferase, encoding MLKKLIKKLPELYQDIEIDGKLVAKGKRDCKKRWDLMKKHIGSHDVVIDLGSAEGYFAHKIAREYPDSLVISFESDPVMCEIQKRIFQKEGIYNVVVCQHRLSHEDLEKWVGYVDCFDVILALSILHHYPAEDVEGVFDCLQKLSPMIIGEAPAEGELEACGGEAKEVVNKITKQKVEILGEVPSHLGDYKRGVWIKRLWPSIGQKIVREEADAYFGVSHGGRHKFELIWDGDWFLNGERIVAGVNVWNLLSFNIIWPDKKWWKAQVSGAYECLEFKSDVRLWNLLMTSTGLKAFDYMTEFPDGDQAEYKKGDLEKLEEKLDESLP
- a CDS encoding class I SAM-dependent methyltransferase, which gives rise to MLSKRETDINEHLLTLYNLVLELKAKVVVELGAGQSTFALCAGVNATEGHLFSIDKVADAHLRLFPGGEGILEPEPRRHFIQGDDVAIAMMWNEGIDFLFIDTSHEREHTKKELEEWGKWVKVGGKIALHDTFHKVGHAVGCRVGVDEFIGENLGMYSVVHHEFKGGLSILTKLNAKKTD
- a CDS encoding class I SAM-dependent methyltransferase, which gives rise to MENFLDFNKDWFFKKYHKKAIKRYWTWKAALNLFLQRGGKNIVETGTIRQKNDWGGGMSTLILGDFCKKYNKHLWTVDIEPEAIEVAKQVTKRFAGDINYFVSDSIEFLTKFNFPIDLLYLDSFDCPLELDKDPLPAQSHQLKELKAAWPKLSKKAVVLLDDSGHPNGGKTRFSKEFLRKKGLEMVLEYRQSLWIK
- a CDS encoding glycosyltransferase; this encodes MEALSKTHLRVNNKHWLIKHPAIQKAGKDFASSLAKEAENLPEDFLLAPVIFSPDKQIFFHGGDFLPFTHLPMPWAGNELWIGQYPETREVGFIPLFAFLIPDHLYKKLKPPPSFGDNIVEHGEFVMRAKELGVKCFVTPKVHCLYPYAYNPEMGKEKFKKVVTKGLEEFDKKWKDKIERKQRFPVVVQTIISQAGGYNIHAYNFCKELFEAGIQVYYHFIGGTNEDEGESGCAFIDDFKTRYGSMRLPQITLCHGTNNFKNSGDYKIAFSTTEVDGIPHEWVECFNEMDEVWVTSEFVKKSFVSSGVKKPVYVIYEGVDPNYFHPGISPFANPPKESFKFMSNFAWGRRKGVDVLFEAFRKEFSEDEDVSFILKALPSYFGHKIKDELDLVYNRKGAAKVYLYDIELQKYELGRIYRMADCFVWPTRGEGFGLPPIEALACGLPVIASDHSSHMEFLKKDGKPLPGVLPLEGKLAKYDKGDSIYYPGFNWFNPSVSHLRKLMRYAFENKDKLKKEALISSEYIRKNWNWGISTQTVVERLEEIYKKRWKTS
- a CDS encoding right-handed parallel beta-helix repeat-containing protein codes for the protein MVKIRGPAYSMTAQGWLGRSFYAKHGIVPIPYPVGLLPKHLTHSVYYSIKGWCYQRRRTWHGVIWSAMRPPISVQPNTAIQYAYKQVFAEGVHTWQGMDQATKDVYNKWRYPVKASGYNRFLRWYLKENLAFEMEDKYIATKIVAADGSGDYTDIQSALDALPAGGGLVFVKEGTYTLTSTITIAKSNVTLAGQGDATIIKIGDGADINAITLGDGVDPYSNIVIRDLKIDGNEDNQASNGIGIKILGQVSRVVIDGCHVVETRDFSVDSDQDSSYLTIINCLFDSDAGGVNVNYCHNFVFAFNVIATASHIGVWLYNSNNFLLLGNYIRNPGPVGFSSANIFCSGCSRGQIIGNVVLEHYYNDIWLNGCSRVVISDNEIGGDNEIGINIYESTDCRVIGNYGTTLNQGISVMSSSRCIIIGNEFEASQWGAINIWGSTDCIVKGNFLKDNSVATDNTYDGVRLDGTCLRCVISGNVIYEVAANKAKYGINENNAACNYNLIQGNIIRGWQTASVRVQGANSLVDTNII